The DNA region CCAGCAGCGCGAGCACGAGGACCGCCCCGGCCACCAGCGCGACGGCCAGCCCGACCAGATAGCGGGCGTTCAGCAGGTCGAGGTAGGAGGTACCGCCCAGTTCCTCGGCGTAGTCGGCCTCGTCCGGGACCGTCCGCTCCAGGCCGGCGTTGCCGCAGCGGCTGCAGGGCGGCGAGTTCTTCTGGTGGACCCGACCGCACTCCGGACAGACCCACACCGGTTCGCGCTCGTGGTCGGGGTCGTCGGGCGCGACCGGGACGACGGCCTTCTCGAACTTGTGGTGGCCGCAGTTGTCGCAGGGCGGGTCGTTGCGGTCGTGGGGCTTGTCGCACCACGCGCAGCGCCACTTCGCCGAGCCGCCGGTGTCGGTGCCGTCCGAGGTTCCGGTCCCGCTCGCGGCGTCGCCGCCGCCCGGACTGTCGCCCCCGCTCATCTCACAGCCGGACGGGCACGTCGCGGTCGTCCAGGTACCGCTTCACCTCGTCGATCGAGTACTCGTCGAAGTGGAAGATAGAGGCCGCCAGCGCCGCGTCCGCGCCGGCCTCGGTGAACACCTCGTGGGCGTCCTCCGGGCCGCCACAGCCCGACGAGGCGATGACGGGCGTCGAGACGGCGTCGCAGACCGCCCGCGTCAGCGGGATGTCGTAGCCGTCCTTCGTCCCGTCGGCGTCGATGGAGTTGACGAACAGCTCGCCCGCCCCGCGCTCCTCCGCTTCCTCGGCCCACGAGACCACGTCGACGCCCGTCCCCTCGCGGCCGCCCTTGACCGTGCACTCGAACCAGCAGGACTCGCCGTCGACCTCGACGTAGTGCTCGCCCGCCTCGTCGAATCGCCGGCGTGCGTCGACGCTGATGACGATGCACTGGTTGCCGAACGCGCGGGCGCCCTCGGTGATGAGCTCCGGGCGCTCCAGCGCGCCGGTGTTGATGGACACCTTGTCCGCGCCCGCGCGGAGCGTCTCCTTCACGTCCTCGCGGGTGCGGATGCCCCCGCCGACGGTCAGCGGGATGAACACCTCGTCGGCCACCTGCGAGACGGTGTCGAGCATCGTCTCGCGGCCCTCGGCGCTGGCCGTGATGTCGAGGAAGACGAACTCGTCGGCGCCGGCCTCGTTGTACTTCTTTGCCATCTCCACGGGGTCGCCCGTGTAGGCCAGGTCCTCGAAGTTCACCCCGGTGTAGACCGCCGCCTCCCCGTCGTCGTCCAGGTCCACGTCGATACAGGGGATGATCCGCTTCGTCAGAGCCATCTATACCGACGACTCGGGCGGCGAGCGGCAAAAGGTATCCGCCTTCCCGGGCGGGTCGACCCCCGCTCGGACCGCAGCACCGACGGTGGGCCGCGGGTCCCGCCGGGCCGAGCCGTGGACGGTATCCGGGGAATACTTTTGGGGCGGATCCGCGAACCGCCGACGAATGAACCGGCCACTCAGCGCGGTCGTCGCCGGCGCGGTCGGCACGATGGTCATGTCGGCGGCGCTGGCGATCTTCGAGGTCCAGACCCGCTACGCCATCGGGATCTTCGAGGCCATCGCCCGGTTCGTCAGGATGCCCGAGAGCCTCTTCGTCGGCTTCGTCGTCTACGCCCTGGTCGGCACCGTCGCCTGGCCGCTGCTGTTCGTGAGCCTGAAACCCTACGTCCCGCTCGACCTCGATCCCGCGGTCGCGGGGATGCTGTTCGCGCTCCCGCTGTGGGTCGCGTTCGCCATCGTCGGCCGCGGCGACGTCGAGGGCGCGCTCGTCGTCCTCTTCGTCGCGTTCACCCTCATCGCACACCTCGTCTACGGGTTCGTCCTCGGCGCGGTGTACGCGAGCCTCGCCGACGAGCACGCGTCGGGTCCAGCCGCGCCGGCCGCCGAGTAGGTCGCGACGACATCGGCCGCCGAGTAGGTCGCGACGACATCGGCCGCCGAGTAGGTCGCGGTTACACCGGCCGCCGAGTGGGTCGCGGCCACACCGCTCCCGTCGGCGAGTAAGTCGAACCGACCGACGGATGCGCGACGTATACTTTTCCCGTATCTGTCGCAACACCCGGCACCCTCGCCCGATGTCCGGACTCCTCGCCGCCCTGGTCGTCGTCGGGTGCTGCGCCCCCGCGGCGGTCGTGTGGTACCGAACGAGGCCCTTCGCGGACCACCAGCGGCGGCGACGCGACGGGACCGACGACGGCTCGGCTCCCACCCGCGCCGACGGCGGCGGGACGGTCCGCGCGAAGCCGCTCGGACCGCGCCGCTGGCTGACGACCGTCGACCACCGCGACGTGGGTCTGCTGTACCTCGCGTTCGGGACCGTCGCCGGCCTCTGGGGCGGGATGGACGCGATGATGATGCGGACCGAACTGCTGACGCCCAGCGTCTCCGTCTGGAACGCCGAGACGTACAACGCTCTGTTCACCACCCACGGGATCACGATGCTGTTTTTCTTCGCCGCGCCGGTGTTCGCCGGCATCGCCAACTACGTCATCCCCCTGCTGATCGGCGCCGACGACATGGCGTTCCCGCGGATCAACGCCCTCGCCTTCTGGCTGTTGCCCCCCGCGCTGCTGATCGCCCGCGCCGGCATCGTCACCGAGCTCGTCGGCAAGACCCTCGAAGGCGCCCTGGGGCTCGTCCCGCCGGGCCTCCTGGCCCGGATCGGCGGCGTGGGCGCCGTCGTCGATCCGCTCCTGTTGCTGGAGCCGCCGGGGGTCGGCTGGACGATGTACACGCCGCTGTCGATCCAGAGCCCCAACCAGCAGATCAACCTGCTGTTGCTCGGCCTCCACCTCAGCGGTGTCGCGACGACGATGGGCGCGATCAACTTCATCGCGACCATCGTCACCGAGCGCGGCCCGGAAGTCTCGTGGGCCGACCTCGATCTCTTCTCGTGGAACATCCTCACCCAGTCGGGGATCATCCTGTTCGCCTTCCCCCTGCTGGGCAGCGCGATGGTCATGCTCCTGCTGGACCGCACCGTCGGGACGACCTTCTTCACCGTCGACGGCGGCGGCCCCATCCTCTGGCAGCACCTGTTCTGGTTCTTCGGCCACCCCGAGGTGTACATCCTCGTCCTCCCCGCCTTCGGCCTGGTCAGCTACATCCTGCCGAAGTTCGCCGGCCGGGAGCTGTTCGGCTTCCGCTTCGTCGTCTACTCGACGCTCGCGATCGGCGTCCTTTCCTTCGGCGTCTGGGCCCACCACATGTTCGCGACCGGCATCGACCCGCGGGTCCGGGCGAGTTTCATGTTCGTCTCCATCGCCATCGCCGTCCCCAGCGCCGTGAAGACGTTCAACTGGCTCGCGACGCTGTGGAACGGCCGGATCCGGCTCACCGCGCCGATGCTGTTCTGCCTCGGCGGCCTCGCGCTGTTCGTCGTCGGCGGCATCACCGGCGTCTTCCTCGCCTCCATCCCGGTGGACCTCGTCGTCCACGACACCTACTACGTCGTCGGCCACTTCCACCTCATCGTCATGGGGGTCATCCCCTTCAGCATGTTCGCGGCCTGCTACTACTGGTTCCCGCTCATCACGGGCCGGTGGTACAACCGCCCCGTCGCCGTCGCCCAGGCCGTCCTGCTGACGGTCGGCTCCGCGCTGACCTTCCTTCCGATGCTCGTCACCGGGATGGATGGCCTCCCCAGGCGCTACGCGAACTACCCCGAGCCGTTCGCCCTCCTCAACCAGGTCTCCTCGGCCGGCGCGTACCTGGTCGGCCTCGCCGCCGTCCTCTGGCTGTTCAACATGGTGCAGTCCTATCGCGTCGGCCCGCCCGTCACCGACGACGACGCCTGGGACCTCGCCGCGACCGACCAGCGCGCCCGCGAGTGGCACCACCCCTCGGGCCGGCCGACGCAGCGAGCGCCCGCGGTCAGCGATCCTGCGCCGGAGAGCGACGGGAGCGAAGCAGACACCGACGGCGGCGCGCCGACCGACGACGCGCCGGCCGAACCGGACCGCGCGAGCGCCCTCGACCGCTCGACCCGCGACGAGCAGATCGGCGGGCGGGGGCCGCTCCGGCTGGTCGCCGCGGTGACCGTCGCCATCGCCGTCCTCGTCGTCGCCGGGCGGCTGCTGCTCCCGTTGACGGGGTTCGACTCGACGACGGAGGCGCTGATCCGGACGCTCAACCGCCGGCTCCTGCTGGTGGCCGTCCCCCTGGCCCTGTTCGTCGAGGGCGTGCTCGTCTACGCCGTCTACCGGTTCCGCGGCGGCGTCGCGCTCCGGACGCCCGAGAACAAGTCCCTGGAGATCGGCTGGACGATCGCGACGGCGTTCGTGCTCCTGTTCGTCGCCGTCGTCTCCTACCAGGTGCTCGGCTCCCCGTTCGTCGCCGCGACGCCCGAACCCGAGCGCGAGCGGCCCGCCGACGCCGTCGAGATCGAGATCGTCGCCGAGCAGTTCGACTACGGCGTCCGCTACCCGGCGGCGAACGCCTCGGTCGCGGACGCCGACGTGATCTACGCGCCCACCGACCGGCCGGTGTACTTCGAGGTGACCGCCGAGGACGTGTTGCACTCCGTCCACGTCCCCGGCCTGGGGCTCAAACAGGACGCCTTCCCCGGCCAGTGGAACCAGCTCCACACGCGCCTGCTCGACACCGGGGAGTACCGCCTCTACTGCGCGGAGTTCTGCGGCGTCGGCCACTC from Halosimplex halophilum includes:
- a CDS encoding DUF6789 family protein, translating into MNRPLSAVVAGAVGTMVMSAALAIFEVQTRYAIGIFEAIARFVRMPESLFVGFVVYALVGTVAWPLLFVSLKPYVPLDLDPAVAGMLFALPLWVAFAIVGRGDVEGALVVLFVAFTLIAHLVYGFVLGAVYASLADEHASGPAAPAAE
- the coxB gene encoding cytochrome c oxidase subunit II, with amino-acid sequence MSGLLAALVVVGCCAPAAVVWYRTRPFADHQRRRRDGTDDGSAPTRADGGGTVRAKPLGPRRWLTTVDHRDVGLLYLAFGTVAGLWGGMDAMMMRTELLTPSVSVWNAETYNALFTTHGITMLFFFAAPVFAGIANYVIPLLIGADDMAFPRINALAFWLLPPALLIARAGIVTELVGKTLEGALGLVPPGLLARIGGVGAVVDPLLLLEPPGVGWTMYTPLSIQSPNQQINLLLLGLHLSGVATTMGAINFIATIVTERGPEVSWADLDLFSWNILTQSGIILFAFPLLGSAMVMLLLDRTVGTTFFTVDGGGPILWQHLFWFFGHPEVYILVLPAFGLVSYILPKFAGRELFGFRFVVYSTLAIGVLSFGVWAHHMFATGIDPRVRASFMFVSIAIAVPSAVKTFNWLATLWNGRIRLTAPMLFCLGGLALFVVGGITGVFLASIPVDLVVHDTYYVVGHFHLIVMGVIPFSMFAACYYWFPLITGRWYNRPVAVAQAVLLTVGSALTFLPMLVTGMDGLPRRYANYPEPFALLNQVSSAGAYLVGLAAVLWLFNMVQSYRVGPPVTDDDAWDLAATDQRAREWHHPSGRPTQRAPAVSDPAPESDGSEADTDGGAPTDDAPAEPDRASALDRSTRDEQIGGRGPLRLVAAVTVAIAVLVVAGRLLLPLTGFDSTTEALIRTLNRRLLLVAVPLALFVEGVLVYAVYRFRGGVALRTPENKSLEIGWTIATAFVLLFVAVVSYQVLGSPFVAATPEPERERPADAVEIEIVAEQFDYGVRYPAANASVADADVIYAPTDRPVYFEVTAEDVLHSVHVPGLGLKQDAFPGQWNQLHTRLLDTGEYRLYCAEFCGVGHSRMRTTLSVVPPAEYQDRVDALADEAENGTAEDRTAGNGTAASATAGTRSAPAGGVAGPAFR
- the hisF gene encoding imidazole glycerol phosphate synthase subunit HisF — encoded protein: MALTKRIIPCIDVDLDDDGEAAVYTGVNFEDLAYTGDPVEMAKKYNEAGADEFVFLDITASAEGRETMLDTVSQVADEVFIPLTVGGGIRTREDVKETLRAGADKVSINTGALERPELITEGARAFGNQCIVISVDARRRFDEAGEHYVEVDGESCWFECTVKGGREGTGVDVVSWAEEAEERGAGELFVNSIDADGTKDGYDIPLTRAVCDAVSTPVIASSGCGGPEDAHEVFTEAGADAALAASIFHFDEYSIDEVKRYLDDRDVPVRL